From the Flavobacterium gyeonganense genome, the window GTAAATAACAACAGAATATTTAATGTATTATTAAGATAATAAATGAATTTCAATTTTTTTAACTTTAAAAATGATAAGAGCGTAAAAATAGAGTTAAAAAAAATGATAGGTAATACCGGAATTTAGTGATATTTGTGTTATTTACATTTATTAATTTTATACTTAATGAAGTACGATGTCACGAGTTTTTTTATTTATGAAAATAAAGTTTATTTGAAGCAGACAATATTGCTGTTTCTTTATAATATAAGTTTTTACTGTAATTTGTTATTATAAAAAAAGAGGAAACCGTATCTGTACGGCTTCCTCTTTTGTGATGAGTCTTAAAACCTATTTGGTAATCTCCCTGAAAACAGCTTCCAGGTTTTTATTTTTCTGATTAAGCTGCAAAGTTTTTAATCCATTATCGTGTGCAAAATCAAAAACAGCGGGTCTCATGTCTTTATCTGACAGGAAAGTTAATTCCCAAAGACAATCGTGTATGTTTTTAAACGATTTTAAATGCGGGATTGCAGCAATTGCCTGTTCTTCAATTTTATAATCAAATTCAACTTCGATTACCTGTTCTTTATCTGCCGAAATTAAATGGTCCAGTTTTTTATCTGCTACAATTTTTCCTTTGTCAATAATGATCACGCGGTCACAAATGGCCTCTACTTCCTGCATGATGTGAGTTGACAGAAATACGGTTTTATCTTTACCAACATTTTTAATCACATTTCTAATTTCAATCAATTGATTCGGATCTAATCCTGTAGTCGGTTCGTCCAGAATCAACACATCAGGATTGTGTAATAGGGCATTGGCAAGACCTACACGCTGACGGTATCCTTTTGATAACTGACTGATTTTTTTATGGCTCTCCGGTGATAGTCCTGTGAGTTGAATCACTTCTTCGATTCTGGATTTATTCACTTTATAAACATCGGCATTAAAA encodes:
- the gldA gene encoding gliding motility-associated ABC transporter ATP-binding subunit GldA yields the protein MSIEVNNISKSYGTQKALDAISFSIQKGEIVGFLGPNGAGKSTLMKILTTYLLADDGSALVNGQDVLANTKEVQRSIGYLPEHNPLYLDLYVREYLAFNADVYKVNKSRIEEVIQLTGLSPESHKKISQLSKGYRQRVGLANALLHNPDVLILDEPTTGLDPNQLIEIRNVIKNVGKDKTVFLSTHIMQEVEAICDRVIIIDKGKIVADKKLDHLISADKEQVIEVEFDYKIEEQAIAAIPHLKSFKNIHDCLWELTFLSDKDMRPAVFDFAHDNGLKTLQLNQKNKNLEAVFREITK